The following are encoded in a window of Castanea sativa cultivar Marrone di Chiusa Pesio chromosome 9, ASM4071231v1 genomic DNA:
- the LOC142610255 gene encoding H/ACA ribonucleoprotein complex subunit 4-like, with product MSEVELSRSEKKKKKHKSKDETPMLPEPQAPLDDVPDDNNKDFVIKPQSFTPSIDTSQWPILLKNYDRLNVRTGHYTPLPSGYSPLKRPLDQYIKYGVLNLDKPANPSSHEVVAWIKRILKVEKTGHSGTLDPKVTGNLIVCIDRATRLVKSQQGAGKEYVCVARLHSAVPAVSKVAWALETLTGAVFQRPPLITAVKRQLRIRTIYESKLLEYDSDKHLVVFWISCEAGTYVRTMCVHLGLILGVRGHMQELRRVRSGISGEKDNMVTMHDVMDGQWVYENYRDETYLRRVIMPLEVLLTSYKRLVVKDSAVNAICYGAKLMIPGLLRFENDIEVGEEVVLMTTKGEAIALGIAEMTTAVMATCEHGVVAKIKRVVMDRDIYPRKWGLGPRASMKKKLIAEGKLDKHGKPTGNTPQEWARNLVLPAGGDSVVAGLAATTEPALVDKVKKEKITSKDEENGEGRKRKLDESTDGPAPVSSKKAKVAEVQEVEKEESVKVKKIKEEDVDAEVEKKKKKKKKDKEDGNAEPLGDEKAEKKKKKKEHKDKAEAGSPEAEKSEKKKKKKKSKEAEDGDAAFPTGIANGDGEADLSEKKKKKKKKNKDADEE from the coding sequence ATGTCCGAGGTTGAGCTTTCGCGGtcggagaagaaaaagaagaagcacaAGTCCAAAGACGAAACCCCAATGTTACCAGAACCGCAAGCTCCACTCGACGATGTTCCTGACGACAACAACAAGGACTTCGTGATCAAACCCCAGAGCTTCACTCCTTCCATCGACACCTCACAGTGGCCGATCCTCCTCAAAAACTACGACCGCCTCAACGTGCGAACCGGACACTACACTCCTCTCCCCTCCGGTTACTCTCCTCTCAAGCGCCCTCTCGATCAGTATATCAAGTATGGTGTTCTCAACCTTGATAAACCCGCTAACCCTTCTTCTCATGAGGTTGTTGCTTGGATTAAACGTATTCTCAAGGTTGAGAAAACCGGTCACAGTGGTACTTTGGATCCCAAAGTCACTGGAAATCTTATTGTTTGTATTGATAGAGCTACTAGGCTTGTTAAATCCCAACAGGGTGCTGGGAAAGAGTATGTTTGTGTTGCTAGATTGCACTCTGCTGTGCCTGCTGTGTCTAAGGTTGCTTGGGCGCTTGAGACGCTTACTGGGGCTGTGTTTCAGCGGCCCCCTTTGATTACTGCTGTGAAAAGGCAGCTTAGGATTAGGACTATTTATGAAAGTAAGCTTCTTGAGTATGACTCAGATAAGCATTTGGTTGTTTTTTGGATTTCTTGTGAGGCTGGGACTTATGTGAGGACTATGTGTGTGCATTTGGGTTTGATTCTTGGGGTTAGGGGGCATATGCAGGAGTTGAGGAGAGTGAGGTCTGGGATTTCGGGGGAGAAGGATAATATGGTAACGATGCATGATGTGATGGATGGACAATGGGTTTATGAGAACTATAGGGATGAGACGTATTTGAGGAGGGTGATTATGCCGCTTGAAGTGCTTTTGACGAGTTATAAGAGGTTGGTTGTGAAGGATTCAGCTGTCAATGCTATTTGCTATGGTGCCAAGTTGATGATTCCTGGATTGTTGAGGTTTGAGAATGATATTGAGGTTGGGGAGGAAGTGGTGCTCATGACTACTAAAGGAGAAGCAATTGCATTGGGGATTGCGGAAATGACTACTGCTGTGATGGCTACTTGTGAGCATGGTGTGGTGGCAAAGATTAAGAGGGTGGTGATGGATCGGGATATCTACCCGAGGAAATGGGGGTTGGGGCCAAGGGCGTCGATGAAGAAGAAGTTGATTGCCGAGGGGAAGTTGGATAAGCATGGGAAGCCGACTGGTAATACACCTCAAGAGTGGGCAAGGAATCTAGTTTTACCAGCTGGTGGTGATTCTGTGGTTGCAGGGCTTGCTGCCACTACTGAACCTGCTTTAGTGGataaagtaaagaaagagaagatTACAAGCAAGGATGAGGAAAATGGGGAAGGGCGAAAGCGGAAGTTGGATGAAAGCACTGATGGCCCTGCTCCTGTATCTTCCAAGAAAGCTAAAGTTGCTGAGGTCCAAGAAGTTGAGAAGGAAGAGAGTGTGAAGGTTAAGAAGATCAAGGAAGAGGATGTGGATGCtgaagttgaaaagaaaaagaagaaaaagaaaaaggacaaagagGACGGGAATGCGGAGCCTTTAGGTGATGAAAAGgctgagaagaagaagaagaaaaaggagcaCAAAGATAAGGCTGAAGCTGGTTCTCCTGAAGCAGAGAAGtctgagaagaagaaaaagaagaaaaagagcaaAGAGGCTGAGGATGGTGATGCAGCTTTTCCCACTGGCATTGCTAATGGTGATGGTGAGGCTGATTTGagtgagaagaagaaaaagaagaagaaaaagaataaagacGCAGATGAAGAATAG